In one window of Rhodanobacter sp. FDAARGOS 1247 DNA:
- a CDS encoding AraC family transcriptional regulator — MARPAGMIGPSPVASPAIASDDPRYTAAEFPPNKLLYLVQLADAAGVDSRPWFAGLALSREQIADPALRVSYRQANTFVRRALQALDVPDAGLRIGREGTIGGFGLLGLAMMTSRTLGEAMFAGIAHHKICGCLLEVAVEPVSEREVALLAWPRFGDTELMPFFCEELFASCLMIARELVGAELCPVRADFAYPRPAYAARYEALFGCEVRFGAPRNQLLIDTQWLARTLPGYNPLTAQQALALCAQQRTPDGGEPHQEIVAAVERLLRSQLAQQPKLNDVARTLNLSERSLRRKLAESGRIFREIHDRVRAERALQLLQAGTLSVAQIGSEVGFNDPREFRRAFKRWTGMPPQDARRNAT, encoded by the coding sequence ATGGCACGTCCCGCCGGCATGATCGGCCCATCACCCGTCGCCAGCCCCGCCATCGCTAGCGACGATCCGCGCTATACCGCCGCGGAATTTCCGCCCAACAAGTTGCTCTACCTGGTGCAGTTGGCCGATGCCGCCGGGGTCGACAGCCGGCCCTGGTTTGCCGGCCTGGCGCTGAGCCGGGAACAGATCGCCGACCCCGCCTTGCGCGTGTCCTATCGCCAGGCCAACACCTTCGTGCGTCGCGCGCTGCAGGCCCTGGATGTTCCCGATGCCGGCCTGCGCATCGGGCGCGAAGGCACCATCGGCGGCTTCGGCCTGCTTGGCCTGGCGATGATGACCTCGCGCACGCTGGGCGAGGCGATGTTCGCCGGCATCGCCCATCACAAGATCTGCGGCTGCCTGCTGGAGGTCGCCGTCGAGCCGGTCAGCGAGCGCGAGGTCGCGCTGCTGGCCTGGCCACGCTTCGGCGACACCGAACTGATGCCGTTCTTCTGCGAGGAACTGTTCGCCAGCTGCCTGATGATCGCCCGCGAACTGGTCGGCGCCGAGTTGTGCCCGGTGCGGGCGGACTTCGCCTATCCCCGGCCCGCCTATGCCGCCAGGTACGAAGCGCTGTTCGGCTGCGAGGTGCGTTTCGGCGCGCCGCGCAACCAGTTGCTGATCGACACCCAATGGCTGGCGCGGACGCTGCCCGGCTACAACCCGCTGACCGCGCAGCAGGCGCTGGCCCTGTGCGCGCAGCAGCGCACGCCGGACGGCGGCGAGCCGCACCAGGAAATCGTCGCCGCAGTGGAACGCCTGCTGCGCAGCCAGCTGGCACAGCAGCCGAAGCTCAACGACGTGGCGCGCACGCTCAACCTCAGCGAGCGCTCGCTGCGGCGCAAGCTCGCCGAGAGTGGCCGCATCTTCCGCGAGATCCACGACCGCGTGCGGGCCGAGCGGGCGCTGCAGCTGTTGCAGGCCGGCACCCTGAGCGTGGCC
- the coxB gene encoding cytochrome c oxidase subunit II, translated as MTSGGIRRSFTAAAALALASFGSVALAAPGPWQLNMERGSSTWSQVPYHLNNVSLAVCTVIGVLVFGAMFVAMFRFRKSRGAVAEKWSHNTMVEVIWTTIPVLILITLAYLATGGLTSWADTTGSQMTVKVTGYQWKWRYDYVDYMGKSIDKVGFMSKLDTQSDQTRQLGSGMDPFAVKVGDESTYLLNVDKPLVVPVDTKIRFVITSGDVIHSWWVPATGWKIDAIPGIINAAWANFTTPGTYRGQCAELCGQDHGFMPIVVVVKSKADFAKWLAEQETQSAAPAATPQTAQVAIPAGGKQG; from the coding sequence ATGACATCTGGCGGCATCAGGCGATCATTCACGGCAGCGGCGGCTCTCGCCCTTGCCTCGTTCGGCAGCGTGGCCCTGGCCGCCCCCGGTCCGTGGCAACTGAACATGGAGCGTGGTTCAAGCACCTGGTCGCAGGTGCCATACCATCTCAACAACGTCTCGCTGGCCGTGTGCACGGTGATCGGCGTGCTGGTGTTCGGTGCGATGTTCGTGGCGATGTTCCGTTTCCGCAAATCGCGGGGCGCGGTCGCCGAGAAGTGGTCGCACAACACCATGGTGGAAGTCATCTGGACCACCATCCCGGTGCTGATCCTGATCACCCTGGCCTACCTGGCCACCGGCGGGCTCACCAGCTGGGCCGACACCACCGGCTCGCAGATGACCGTCAAGGTCACCGGCTACCAGTGGAAGTGGCGCTACGACTATGTCGATTACATGGGCAAGTCGATCGACAAGGTCGGCTTCATGTCCAAGCTGGATACGCAGAGCGACCAGACCCGCCAGCTCGGTTCGGGCATGGACCCGTTCGCGGTCAAGGTCGGCGACGAAAGCACCTATCTGCTCAATGTCGACAAGCCGCTGGTGGTGCCGGTCGACACCAAGATCCGCTTCGTGATCACCAGCGGCGACGTGATCCACTCCTGGTGGGTGCCGGCGACCGGCTGGAAGATCGACGCCATCCCCGGAATCATCAATGCCGCGTGGGCGAACTTCACCACGCCGGGCACCTATCGCGGCCAGTGCGCCGAGCTGTGCGGCCAGGATCACGGCTTCATGCCGATCGTGGTGGTGGTGAAGTCCAAGGCGGATTTCGCCAAGTGGCTGGCCGAGCAGGAGACGCAGTCCGCTGCGCCCGCCGCCACGCCGCAAACCGCACAGGTCGCCATCCCGGCCGGTGGCAAGCAGGGTTGA
- a CDS encoding DUF2244 domain-containing protein: MWLKPNRTLSRRGLRRLIMVLAALVLMTAGLGSWQGNVFAPLFALVESAAVAFALSVAWRAGDRSERITLDAVSLEVQSLPGRRRMRFQSYWVRVLLEPANGRQRLLLSSHGRELEIGAFLADQERVELSKKLMVLLAEFNGQPRKQVQQRCKT, from the coding sequence ATGTGGCTCAAGCCCAATCGCACGCTCAGCCGGCGCGGTCTGCGTCGACTGATCATGGTTCTGGCAGCGCTGGTGCTGATGACGGCTGGACTGGGATCGTGGCAGGGGAATGTGTTCGCTCCGCTGTTTGCCCTGGTTGAATCCGCCGCCGTGGCCTTCGCCCTGAGCGTGGCATGGCGGGCCGGTGACCGTAGTGAGCGCATCACTCTCGACGCCGTGTCGCTGGAGGTGCAATCGCTGCCAGGCCGGCGCCGCATGCGTTTCCAGTCGTACTGGGTACGCGTGTTGCTGGAGCCCGCCAACGGGCGCCAGCGGCTGCTGCTGTCATCGCATGGGCGCGAGCTGGAGATCGGCGCATTCCTGGCGGATCAGGAGCGCGTCGAGCTGTCGAAGAAACTCATGGTGTTGCTGGCCGAATTCAATGGACAGCCACGCAAGCAGGTTCAACAAAGGTGCAAGACATGA
- the putA gene encoding bifunctional proline dehydrogenase/L-glutamate gamma-semialdehyde dehydrogenase PutA: protein MTQAILSPELPLDCTPARARITAAWLRDETEAVNDLLVQASLPPAEREQVIDVAAGLVTRVRSRASDQSAVESFMRQYDLSSEEGVLLMCVAEALLRIPDKATADKLIRDKLGDADWKKHLGQSESLFVNASTWGLMLTGHLVNLAEDTRHDFTGALKRLVGRAGEPAIRLAVRQAMRIMGHQFVMGRSIDEALDRCAKKEYAVYRYSYDMLGESALTSATAERYQEDYRRAIAAIGARGPFANHTDAPSISVKLSALHPRYEVAKRELARRQLTEKLLELSQLAMKHGIALSVDAEEAERLELSLDIIGDVFAHPSLEGWNGLGIVVQAYAKRTPFVIDWLVETARAANRRWYVRLVKGAYWDAEIKRAQENGLAGYPVYTRKPNTDVSYLACARKLFDAGSELIYPQFATHNAHSIAAVHHLAHGRPFEFQRLHGMGTDLYAEVIGPQNLNVPCRVYAPVGTHEDLLPYLVRRLLENGANTSFVNRVVDESVPVRELVADPCETVRSFSSIPHPRIPLPVNLYGDNTAPAQHSNSITRKNSMGVNFSNDNELKAMADAVNAHTGPWTAAPLVPGASANGPTVQVTNPADRRQVVGSYTGADSATVDKALGNAVAAQFGWDRLPAASRAAILEHAADQLEARRGEFIALCVREAGKSLPDAIAEIREAADFLRYYAAMARRLFGQPEQLPGPTGESNQLFLNGRGVFVCISPWNFPLAIFLGQVSAALAAGNSVIAKPAEQTSLIGHAAVKLLHEAGVPVDVLQYLPGDGATVGAALTRDPRVAGVAFTGSTDTAWAINRALAARNAPIAALIAETGGQNAMIADSSALPEQIVKDVIASAFQSAGQRCSAARVLFVQEDIADKVTAMLTGAMAELKVGDPGLLSTDVGPVIDEDAKQILVDHAARMDKEAKKIGEVALDPALTANGTFFAPRAYEIPSLATLTREVFGPVLHVIRWKGSELKQIVDQINATGYGLTLGIHSRINDTVDYIASHARVGNCYVNRNQIGAVVGVQPFGGECLSGTGPKAGGPHYLLRFAGERTLTVNTTAAGGNASLLTIGE from the coding sequence GTGACCCAAGCCATTCTCAGCCCCGAACTTCCCCTCGACTGCACGCCCGCGCGCGCGCGCATTACTGCGGCCTGGCTGCGCGACGAGACCGAAGCGGTCAACGACCTGCTGGTCCAGGCCAGCCTGCCGCCGGCCGAACGCGAACAGGTGATCGACGTGGCCGCCGGCCTGGTCACCCGCGTGCGGTCGCGCGCCAGCGACCAGAGCGCGGTCGAATCCTTCATGCGCCAGTACGATCTTTCCTCCGAGGAAGGCGTGCTGCTGATGTGCGTGGCCGAAGCCCTGCTGCGCATTCCGGACAAGGCCACCGCCGACAAGCTGATCCGCGACAAGCTGGGCGACGCGGACTGGAAAAAGCACCTGGGCCAGAGCGAATCGCTGTTCGTCAACGCCTCGACCTGGGGCCTGATGCTGACCGGCCACCTGGTCAACCTCGCCGAGGACACCCGCCACGACTTCACCGGCGCGCTGAAGCGGCTGGTCGGTCGTGCGGGCGAACCGGCGATCCGCCTTGCCGTGCGCCAGGCCATGCGCATCATGGGCCACCAGTTCGTGATGGGCCGCAGCATCGACGAGGCGCTCGACCGCTGCGCGAAGAAGGAATACGCGGTCTACCGCTATTCCTACGACATGCTGGGCGAGTCCGCGCTGACCAGCGCCACCGCCGAGCGCTACCAGGAAGACTACCGCCGCGCGATCGCCGCGATCGGCGCGCGCGGCCCGTTCGCCAACCACACCGACGCGCCGTCGATCTCGGTGAAGCTGTCCGCGCTGCATCCGCGCTATGAAGTGGCCAAGCGCGAGCTGGCGCGCCGCCAGCTCACCGAAAAACTGCTGGAACTGTCGCAGCTGGCGATGAAGCATGGCATCGCGCTGTCGGTCGACGCCGAGGAAGCGGAGCGGCTGGAGCTGTCGCTGGACATCATCGGCGACGTCTTCGCCCATCCGTCGCTCGAAGGCTGGAACGGCCTGGGCATCGTGGTGCAGGCGTACGCCAAGCGCACGCCGTTCGTGATCGACTGGCTGGTCGAGACCGCGCGCGCCGCCAACCGCCGCTGGTACGTGCGCCTGGTCAAGGGCGCCTACTGGGATGCGGAGATCAAGCGCGCCCAGGAAAACGGCCTGGCCGGCTATCCGGTGTACACGCGCAAGCCGAACACCGACGTCTCCTACCTGGCCTGCGCCCGCAAGCTGTTCGATGCCGGCAGCGAGCTGATCTATCCGCAGTTCGCCACCCACAACGCGCACTCGATCGCCGCCGTCCATCACCTGGCGCACGGCCGTCCGTTCGAGTTCCAGCGCCTGCACGGCATGGGCACCGACCTGTACGCCGAGGTGATCGGCCCGCAGAATCTGAACGTGCCCTGCCGCGTGTATGCGCCGGTGGGCACGCACGAAGACCTGCTGCCATACCTGGTGCGTCGCCTGCTGGAGAACGGCGCCAACACCAGCTTCGTCAATCGCGTCGTCGATGAAAGCGTGCCGGTGCGCGAGCTGGTCGCCGATCCCTGCGAGACGGTGCGCAGCTTCAGTTCCATTCCGCATCCGCGCATCCCGCTGCCGGTGAATCTCTACGGCGACAACACCGCGCCTGCGCAGCATTCCAATTCGATCACCCGGAAGAATTCCATGGGCGTCAACTTCTCCAACGACAACGAACTGAAGGCGATGGCCGACGCGGTCAACGCACACACCGGCCCGTGGACCGCGGCGCCGCTGGTGCCGGGCGCGAGCGCGAACGGCCCGACCGTGCAGGTGACCAACCCGGCCGATCGCCGCCAGGTGGTGGGCAGCTATACCGGCGCCGACAGCGCCACCGTCGACAAGGCGCTGGGCAACGCGGTCGCCGCCCAGTTCGGCTGGGATCGCCTGCCCGCGGCCAGCCGCGCCGCGATCCTCGAACACGCCGCCGACCAGCTCGAAGCGCGCCGCGGCGAGTTCATCGCGCTGTGCGTGCGCGAGGCCGGCAAGAGCCTGCCCGACGCGATCGCCGAGATCCGCGAGGCGGCCGACTTCCTGCGCTACTACGCGGCCATGGCGCGCCGCCTGTTCGGCCAGCCCGAACAGCTGCCCGGCCCCACCGGCGAGAGCAATCAATTGTTCCTCAACGGTCGCGGCGTGTTCGTCTGCATCAGCCCGTGGAACTTCCCGCTGGCGATCTTCCTTGGCCAGGTCAGCGCCGCGCTGGCCGCCGGCAACAGCGTGATCGCCAAGCCTGCCGAGCAGACCTCGCTGATCGGCCATGCCGCGGTGAAGCTGCTGCACGAAGCCGGCGTGCCGGTCGACGTGCTGCAGTACCTGCCGGGCGACGGCGCCACCGTGGGCGCCGCGCTCACCAGGGACCCGCGCGTGGCCGGTGTCGCCTTCACCGGCTCCACCGACACCGCGTGGGCGATCAATCGCGCGCTCGCCGCTCGCAACGCACCGATCGCCGCGCTGATCGCCGAGACCGGCGGGCAGAACGCGATGATCGCCGACTCCTCCGCCCTGCCCGAGCAGATCGTCAAGGACGTGATCGCCTCGGCGTTCCAGTCCGCCGGCCAGCGCTGCTCGGCCGCGCGCGTGCTGTTCGTGCAGGAAGACATCGCCGACAAGGTCACCGCCATGCTCACCGGCGCGATGGCCGAGCTGAAGGTCGGCGATCCGGGCCTGCTGTCCACCGACGTCGGCCCGGTGATCGACGAGGACGCGAAGCAGATCCTGGTCGACCACGCCGCGCGCATGGACAAGGAAGCGAAGAAGATCGGCGAGGTCGCGCTGGACCCCGCGCTCACCGCCAACGGCACCTTCTTCGCGCCGCGGGCCTACGAAATCCCCTCGCTCGCCACGTTGACCCGCGAAGTGTTCGGCCCGGTGCTGCACGTGATCCGCTGGAAGGGCAGCGAGCTGAAGCAGATCGTGGACCAGATCAACGCCACCGGCTACGGCCTCACCCTGGGCATCCACAGCCGCATCAACGACACCGTCGACTACATCGCCAGCCACGCCCGCGTCGGCAACTGCTACGTCAACCGCAACCAGATCGGCGCGGTGGTCGGCGTGCAGCCGTTCGGCGGCGAGTGCCTGTCCGGCACCGGCCCCAAGGCCGGCGGCCCGCACTACCTGCTGCGTTTCGCCGGCGAGCGCACGCTTACCGTCAACACCACCGCGGCCGGCGGCAACGCCTCGCTGCTGACGATCGGCGAGTAA
- the ctaD gene encoding cytochrome c oxidase subunit I yields MSHAATHDHHDDHHGAPKNFFQRWVMSTNHKDIGTLYLVFALTMFFIGGSFAMGIRAELFKPGMQLMQPYFFNELTTMHALVMIFGAIMPAFVGLGNWMIPLMVGAPDMALPRMNNLSFWILPFAFILMLSTLFMPGGGPAGGWTMYPPLALQSDSLAYVVFAVHLMGISSIMGAINIIATILNMRAPGMDLLKMPVFVWSWLITAFLLIAVMPVLAGAVTMLLTDKYFGTNFFNPGGGGDPVLYQHIFWFFGHPEVYIMILPAFGIISEVVPTFARKPIFGYKAMVFAIACIAFLSFIVWAHHMFAVGLPLGAEIFFMYATMLISVPTGVKVFNWVATMWGGSMTFETPMLFSLAFIILFTIGGFSGLMLALVPADFQYHDTYFVVAHFHYVLVTGALFAIISAAYYWMPKWTGNMYSEFWGKVHFWNSVIWVNVLFFPQHFLGLAGMPRRIPDYNVAFANFNMISSIGGFLFGATQLIFIGVLIHCAFFSKKKATDRVWEGAKGLEWTVPSPAPHHTFEVPPVINDDELAHGHVND; encoded by the coding sequence ATGTCCCACGCAGCCACCCATGATCACCATGATGATCACCACGGCGCGCCGAAGAATTTCTTCCAGCGCTGGGTCATGTCCACCAACCACAAGGACATCGGCACGCTGTACCTGGTCTTCGCGCTGACGATGTTCTTCATCGGCGGCAGCTTCGCGATGGGTATCCGTGCCGAGCTGTTCAAGCCCGGCATGCAGCTGATGCAGCCGTACTTCTTCAACGAGCTCACCACCATGCACGCGCTGGTGATGATCTTCGGCGCGATCATGCCGGCCTTCGTCGGCCTCGGTAACTGGATGATCCCGCTGATGGTCGGCGCGCCGGACATGGCGTTGCCGCGCATGAACAACCTGTCGTTCTGGATCCTGCCGTTCGCCTTCATCCTGATGCTGTCCACCCTGTTCATGCCCGGTGGTGGCCCGGCCGGTGGCTGGACCATGTATCCGCCGCTGGCGCTGCAGAGCGACTCGCTGGCCTACGTGGTGTTCGCGGTCCACCTGATGGGCATCAGCTCGATCATGGGCGCGATCAACATCATCGCCACCATCCTCAACATGCGCGCGCCGGGCATGGATCTGCTGAAGATGCCGGTGTTCGTGTGGAGCTGGCTGATCACCGCGTTCCTGCTGATCGCCGTGATGCCGGTGCTGGCCGGTGCGGTGACGATGCTGCTCACCGACAAGTATTTCGGCACCAACTTCTTCAACCCGGGCGGCGGCGGCGACCCCGTCCTGTACCAGCACATCTTCTGGTTCTTCGGCCATCCCGAGGTCTACATCATGATCCTGCCCGCGTTCGGGATCATCTCGGAAGTGGTGCCGACCTTCGCGCGCAAGCCGATCTTCGGCTACAAGGCGATGGTGTTCGCGATCGCCTGCATCGCCTTCCTGTCGTTCATCGTGTGGGCGCACCACATGTTCGCGGTCGGCCTGCCGCTGGGTGCCGAAATCTTCTTCATGTACGCCACCATGCTGATCTCGGTGCCGACCGGCGTGAAGGTGTTCAACTGGGTCGCCACCATGTGGGGCGGGTCGATGACGTTCGAGACGCCGATGCTGTTCTCGCTGGCGTTCATCATCCTGTTCACCATCGGCGGCTTCTCCGGCCTGATGCTGGCGCTGGTCCCGGCCGACTTCCAGTACCACGACACCTACTTCGTGGTGGCGCATTTCCACTACGTGCTGGTGACCGGTGCGCTGTTCGCGATCATCTCGGCGGCCTACTACTGGATGCCGAAGTGGACCGGCAACATGTACAGCGAGTTCTGGGGCAAGGTGCACTTCTGGAACAGCGTGATCTGGGTCAACGTGCTGTTCTTCCCGCAGCACTTCCTGGGCCTGGCCGGCATGCCGCGCCGCATCCCCGACTACAACGTGGCGTTCGCCAACTTCAACATGATCAGCTCGATCGGCGGCTTCCTGTTCGGCGCCACCCAGCTGATCTTCATCGGCGTGCTGATCCACTGCGCGTTCTTCTCCAAGAAGAAGGCCACCGACCGCGTGTGGGAAGGTGCCAAGGGCCTGGAGTGGACCGTGCCGTCGCCGGCACCGCATCACACCTTCGAAGTGCCGCCGGTGATCAACGACGACGAGCTGGCGCACGGTCACGTGAACGACTGA